The genomic region GGGACTGCTTGATACCCTTGGCCACCTCTAAGGCCAGCCGGGCAGCGGTGGTTTTCCCCACCCCCGGCGGCCCGTATAGGATGATATGCTGCGGGAAGGGGGAGGCCAGTTTAGCCAGCAGGGCCTTCACCGCCCGTTCCTGGCCAATTACTTCGGCAAAACTGGCGGGGCGTAGGACCTCCATGGCCGAGGCGGCCAAATGCTTGGAGTCTAACTTTTCTAAAATGGCCAGTCTTTTTAATGTTTGGGCATTTTCCGGTCCGGCGTTTTCCTTAATCACCTGCATCTTGATTTCGCGGTAATAGTCTTCATGCCGCTGGATCATTTTCTCGCCGATCTTCTTTTCTAACTCCTCTTCCACTGTGCGCCGGGCAATGGTGTCGGCGATTTCTTCTTGAATGGATTCTAAGATAGCCGGGATCTCTGCTACGGTCGGTAATGTGTCATAGGTGGGGTCTTCAAATACCAGCTTTTGCAAAGCTAATACTCTTTCCTCAATTCGCTCGGAACGCATCAATTGCAAGGCTTCCAACTTACCTGCCCGAAGCACCAGCTTGTCTGACCCGTAGATACTGCTTAACAGTCCGTATAAAGCAGTGACCTGCCGTTTAAGCTGATCTTCTTCGGAAAATTTGCCGGATACCTGATCTTTGGTGCCCTTGAACCTTGCGAGGAAAACTTTCATTTGTGCTGCTCCTTTCAGTGCCATGTCCTGTCCCGGTTCCCGTTCTGGCATCTTACTCCCCGGCTTGTACCTGTACGTTAATATCTGCCTGGGCCACCGGGTGAATTTTAATAGTAATCTTGTGGTCGCCCAGAGTTTTAATAGGTTCTTTAAGGACAATCTTTTTCTTATCCACATCATAGCCGTGCTGTGCCTTAAGGGCATCAGCAATATCTTTACTGCTAATGGCGCCAAACAGGCGACCACCCTCACCAACCCTGGCCTTTATGGTCACCGTTAAATTGCTAATTTTAGCTGCCAGTTCCCTGGCCTGTTCTTCTTGTTGTTTTTTCTTGGCGGCTTGGGTTTGTTTTTGAATGGAAATTTCCTTCAACTTTCCTTCCGAGGCCGGTGCGGCCAGGTTACGTGGGAATAAAAAGTTTCTGGCATAACCTTCGGTGACGTTAACCACATCGCCTTTTTTACCTAATTTAGACACATCCTGTAACAAAACAACCTGCATGATAATCTCCCCTTATATATTTAAATCTTTTATAAGCTAGATTTCTTTTTTAATTAAGGGCCGACGGATGTTAAATATGGCATCAAAGATACCTAACACTGCCACCGCCCAGTACATAAAGCCGATGTAGATAAACAGCAAAACAATCATGATAGTTTTAAAAGGTTTGGATAACGGCAGCACTTTGAA from Desulfotomaculum nigrificans DSM 574 harbors:
- the rplI gene encoding 50S ribosomal protein L9; this encodes MQVVLLQDVSKLGKKGDVVNVTEGYARNFLFPRNLAAPASEGKLKEISIQKQTQAAKKKQQEEQARELAAKISNLTVTIKARVGEGGRLFGAISSKDIADALKAQHGYDVDKKKIVLKEPIKTLGDHKITIKIHPVAQADINVQVQAGE